In a single window of the Luteibacter rhizovicinus DSM 16549 genome:
- the serA gene encoding phosphoglycerate dehydrogenase: MKRTSYPKEDIKVLLLEGVSRSALDTFRQAGYSQIEFHEKSLSEDDLKERIADAHIVGIRSRTHLTAEVLAEARRLIAVGCFCIGTNQVDTAEAERLGVPVFNAPYSNTRSVAELVIAETIMLVRRIPEKNAECHRGGWSKSAAGSFEVRDKVLGIVGYGHIGTQVGVLAESLGMRVIFHDVEAKLSLGNARPASSLEDLLERADVVTLHVPETAQTKNLIGAAEIGRMRPGSMLVNASRGTVVDIDALAAALRSKHLAGAAIDVFPVEPKGNTDPFVSPLVGMDNVILTPHVGGSTAEAQENIGIEVASKLVRYSDNGSTLSAVNFPEVSLPGHPTSRRLLHIHRNIPGVLSRVNDVFSRAAVNIDGQYLQTSGQVGYVVIDVSTTDEHAASLRNELAAIEGTLKARALY; this comes from the coding sequence ATGAAGCGCACGTCGTACCCGAAAGAAGACATCAAGGTCCTGCTGCTCGAAGGCGTCAGCCGCAGCGCGCTGGACACCTTCCGCCAGGCCGGCTACTCGCAGATCGAGTTCCATGAGAAGTCCCTCTCCGAGGACGATCTCAAGGAACGCATCGCCGATGCGCATATCGTCGGCATTCGCTCGCGCACCCATCTCACTGCCGAGGTACTGGCCGAGGCACGCCGGCTCATTGCCGTGGGCTGTTTCTGCATCGGTACCAACCAGGTGGATACCGCGGAAGCCGAGCGCCTGGGCGTGCCGGTCTTCAACGCGCCCTACTCCAACACGCGCAGCGTGGCCGAGCTGGTCATCGCCGAAACGATCATGCTGGTGCGCCGCATTCCGGAGAAGAACGCCGAATGCCACCGCGGCGGTTGGTCGAAATCGGCTGCCGGCAGCTTCGAGGTCCGCGACAAGGTGCTCGGCATCGTCGGCTACGGCCATATCGGCACCCAGGTCGGCGTACTGGCCGAATCGCTGGGCATGCGGGTGATCTTCCACGACGTGGAAGCCAAGCTCTCGCTCGGCAACGCCCGGCCGGCGTCCAGCCTGGAAGACCTGCTGGAGCGTGCGGACGTGGTCACCCTGCACGTGCCGGAAACCGCGCAGACGAAGAACCTGATCGGCGCCGCCGAGATCGGCCGCATGCGCCCCGGCTCGATGCTGGTCAACGCCTCGCGCGGCACCGTCGTCGATATCGATGCACTGGCCGCCGCCCTTCGCTCCAAGCATCTCGCCGGTGCGGCGATCGACGTCTTCCCGGTCGAGCCCAAGGGCAACACCGACCCCTTCGTCTCGCCCCTGGTCGGCATGGACAACGTCATCCTCACCCCGCATGTCGGCGGTAGCACCGCCGAAGCGCAGGAGAACATCGGCATCGAGGTGGCCTCCAAGCTGGTGCGTTACAGCGATAACGGCAGCACGCTCTCCGCGGTGAATTTCCCGGAAGTCTCCCTGCCCGGCCACCCGACCAGCCGCCGCCTGCTGCACATTCACCGCAACATTCCCGGCGTGCTCTCACGCGTGAACGACGTGTTCTCTCGCGCCGCCGTCAATATCGACGGCCAGTACCTGCAGACGTCCGGCCAGGTCGGCTACGTAGTGATCGACGTGTCTACGACCGACGAGCACGCCGCCTCGCTACGAAACGAGCTGGCGGCGATCGAAGGCACGCTGAAGGCGCGCGCGCTCTACTGA
- a CDS encoding FAD-binding oxidoreductase — protein sequence MTDPRLSELARLLPELKLSTDPGDLEHHGRDWTRRWTPAPLAITYPASIEEVQGIVRWANGVGVGVVPSGGRTGLSGGAVAAHGEIVVSLDRMNRVLDFDPIDRILTVQPGIALEAVHNVARERGLLYPVDFAARGSCQIGGNIATNAGGIRVIRYGNTRQWIAGLKVVTGTGELLDLNRGLVKNASGYDLRHLVIGSEGTLGIVVEASLNLTSPPPPSQVMLLAVPAMDSLMRVFAEARHRLTLSAFEFFTDRALHHVLAHGAQRPFEETHPFYVVTEFDAADEKAEAAALSFFELCLNEGWVVDGAISSSEAQAAALWRLREGITESLAPHKPYKNDVSVRISAVPAFMAEMQELLSAEYPHFDVVWFGHIGDGNLHINVLKPADLDNAVFVEQCEHVTSLLVDTLHRHGGSISAEHGIGLVKKPWLSSVRSEAEIALMRGIKAVWDPNGIMNPGKLL from the coding sequence ATGACCGATCCACGCCTGTCCGAACTTGCCCGCCTGCTGCCCGAGCTCAAGCTGTCCACCGACCCGGGCGATCTCGAGCATCACGGTCGCGACTGGACACGGCGATGGACCCCCGCGCCCCTCGCGATCACTTATCCGGCCTCGATCGAGGAGGTTCAGGGCATCGTTCGCTGGGCGAACGGGGTGGGCGTGGGGGTGGTTCCCTCCGGTGGACGCACCGGTCTGTCCGGCGGCGCCGTCGCGGCGCATGGTGAGATCGTGGTCAGCCTGGACCGGATGAATCGCGTTCTCGACTTCGACCCCATCGACCGCATCCTCACCGTGCAGCCGGGGATCGCCCTCGAGGCCGTTCACAACGTGGCCCGCGAGCGTGGCCTGCTTTATCCCGTGGATTTCGCCGCGCGTGGCTCCTGCCAGATCGGCGGCAACATCGCGACGAATGCCGGGGGTATCCGCGTCATCCGCTATGGGAATACGCGTCAGTGGATCGCCGGGCTCAAGGTGGTGACCGGGACGGGCGAACTGCTCGACCTCAACCGCGGCCTGGTAAAGAACGCGTCCGGCTACGACTTGCGTCACCTGGTGATCGGTTCGGAAGGCACCCTCGGCATCGTGGTCGAGGCCAGCCTGAACCTGACCTCGCCCCCGCCGCCGTCCCAGGTCATGTTGCTCGCCGTGCCCGCGATGGACAGTTTGATGCGCGTGTTCGCGGAAGCGCGGCATCGCCTGACACTGAGCGCTTTCGAATTCTTCACCGATCGTGCCTTGCATCACGTCCTGGCGCACGGTGCGCAGCGACCGTTCGAAGAGACCCATCCGTTCTATGTGGTCACCGAGTTCGACGCCGCGGACGAGAAGGCCGAGGCAGCGGCCCTCTCCTTCTTCGAACTCTGCCTCAACGAAGGCTGGGTCGTGGATGGCGCGATCAGTTCGAGCGAGGCGCAGGCCGCTGCGCTCTGGCGCCTGCGCGAGGGCATCACCGAAAGCCTTGCGCCGCACAAGCCCTATAAAAATGATGTTTCGGTGCGGATTTCCGCGGTGCCAGCCTTCATGGCTGAGATGCAGGAGTTGCTCTCGGCGGAGTACCCGCATTTCGACGTGGTCTGGTTCGGCCATATCGGTGACGGCAACCTGCATATCAACGTACTCAAGCCGGCCGATCTCGACAACGCCGTGTTCGTCGAGCAGTGCGAGCACGTGACCTCACTGCTGGTCGACACGCTGCACCGGCATGGCGGCAGCATCTCGGCCGAGCACGGCATCGGGCTGGTCAAGAAGCCCTGGCTGAGCAGCGTCCGCAGCGAGGCGGAGATCGCGCTGATGCGTGGGATCAAGGCCGTCTGGGACCCGAACGGCATCATGAATCCCGGCAAGCTCCTGTAG
- the pip gene encoding prolyl aminopeptidase has protein sequence MAQDSPDLYPAIEPYNSGTLKVSPLHTLYFEESGNPKGKPVVFLHGGPGGGTNPRCRRFFDPSKYRIVLFDQRGCGKSTPHAELTDNTTWDLVADIETLREHLGIGKWQVFGGSWGSTLALAYAETHPTRVSELVLRGIFMLRRSELEWFYQGGCDMLYPDAWETYLSAIPQAEHGDLISAYHRRLTSTDPAVRVAAARAWSVWEGATSYLYQDQGHIASSGEDEFALAFARIECHYFVNAGFFEVDGQLLRDVDRIRHIPTVIVQGRYDVVCPVRSAWDLHRAFPEADLRIVQDAGHSAFEPGIVRELVEATDRFAS, from the coding sequence ATGGCCCAGGACTCCCCCGACCTCTACCCCGCGATCGAGCCCTATAACAGCGGCACGCTCAAGGTCTCCCCGCTGCACACGCTCTACTTCGAGGAAAGCGGCAACCCGAAGGGGAAGCCGGTGGTGTTCCTCCACGGCGGTCCCGGCGGTGGTACCAATCCGCGATGCCGCCGGTTCTTCGATCCGTCGAAGTACCGCATCGTGCTTTTCGACCAGCGTGGCTGCGGCAAGTCCACCCCGCACGCGGAGCTCACCGACAACACCACCTGGGACCTCGTCGCCGATATCGAGACCCTGCGCGAGCACCTGGGTATCGGGAAGTGGCAGGTGTTCGGCGGATCGTGGGGCTCGACCCTGGCGTTGGCCTATGCCGAGACCCACCCGACGCGCGTCAGCGAACTCGTCCTGCGCGGCATCTTCATGCTGCGTCGTTCGGAGCTGGAATGGTTCTACCAAGGTGGTTGCGACATGCTCTATCCGGATGCGTGGGAGACCTATCTTTCCGCCATTCCGCAGGCCGAACACGGCGACCTGATCAGTGCCTACCACCGCCGGCTGACCAGCACGGATCCCGCGGTTCGCGTGGCTGCCGCGCGGGCGTGGTCGGTGTGGGAGGGCGCTACCAGTTACCTCTACCAGGATCAGGGGCACATCGCGTCCAGTGGTGAAGACGAGTTCGCGCTCGCTTTCGCACGCATCGAGTGCCACTACTTCGTCAATGCGGGTTTCTTCGAGGTCGACGGCCAGCTGCTGCGTGACGTCGACAGGATCCGCCATATCCCGACGGTGATCGTGCAGGGGCGTTACGACGTCGTCTGTCCCGTGCGTAGCGCGTGGGACCTGCATCGCGCGTTCCCGGAAGCCGATCTGAGGATCGTGCAGGACGCGGGGCATTCGGCGTTCGAGCCGGGGATCGTGCGGGAACTGGTCGAGGCGACGGACCGTTTCGCGTCGTGA
- a CDS encoding lamin tail domain-containing protein: protein MRLTTKQRATWAALAGLMAVLPLQAADLTLTQFRVRGPAGGNDEFVEVQNTGTAALDVSGYKLNASNSAGTTGTRFTFPAGTSVAPGCFLLLANTAASGYSGSVTPDLKYSTGVTDDGGLALLNSSGTVIDQVGLSTGSAYKLGTPLTTLGSTNADQGYGRKTNAAGFPQSSGDNSADWVKVAPTAPRASTSPCVAQGPSLSIADATVSLRNGDDVSMLFTVTLSQPVTTDVTVHATTADDTATVAAGDYDAVDTTLTIPAGGNSSTLNVTVHGAKAAGPDKAFRVNLSDATGNVTLAKSTAVGAILNEIPVAAEIWQVTGTGQVSPLVGKRVATHGNIVTAVGPAGFTIQTPDARADADPLTSNGIYVFTSTAPTVKSGDVVDVEATVDNYFNLPELKNATITTSMHGAMLPKAVVFGNSTPSLDPNALSCGATNYQCYVGMRVSIDNGMITTGNLRFSNEPFAEVYITANGTRSLRKPGVRYTVPVPDGVNLPNWSGNPEVFKMNTADFGAVPANTPFNAGTTFKAEGVMSYAFGMYTFIPTKITIKKAATLPRAVDSRPFYAVRVGAFNMERFCDSDFNTVFTCSGDTTEPTPDQVKLKTQRLSAYVGSVLKLPDILSVEEVKSLAVLQGLAKQLGDDYPAQYEAILQPGHDPSGINVGFLVRTDRVRVLDVRQLGADETWDDEGSVSFLHDHPPLLLTADVPSILGRMRVNVIAVHPKARQNVDKTGDAADRDREKRFLQAKSLATQVQAIQTDRKNLLTPLLVVGDFNSYQFSDGFTDVVGLIAGRYDDSQNLLKLGKNLVKPTLWNAVDSVPEQDRYSFLFTENFGNIQGQAPRQVPTHQVLDNALLNTVARGLFLKMQYGRGNLDAPVQTLDDSASATDAKKAMGSSDHDGFVVDMLTLPLGLF from the coding sequence ATGCGTTTGACCACGAAACAGCGCGCCACATGGGCGGCGCTGGCAGGCCTCATGGCCGTTCTTCCGCTGCAGGCCGCGGACCTCACGCTCACCCAGTTCCGCGTTCGCGGACCGGCTGGCGGTAACGACGAATTCGTCGAAGTACAGAACACCGGCACGGCCGCACTGGACGTTTCCGGCTACAAACTCAACGCCTCCAATTCGGCCGGGACGACCGGTACGCGCTTCACGTTTCCGGCAGGAACCTCGGTCGCACCCGGTTGCTTCCTCCTGCTGGCGAACACGGCGGCCTCCGGGTACTCCGGAAGCGTCACGCCCGACCTGAAGTACAGCACCGGCGTCACCGATGACGGCGGCCTCGCCCTGCTCAATAGCTCCGGCACCGTCATCGACCAGGTCGGCCTGAGCACCGGTTCGGCCTACAAGCTGGGCACGCCGCTCACCACCCTCGGCAGCACCAACGCCGACCAGGGCTACGGCCGCAAGACGAACGCTGCCGGCTTCCCGCAGTCCAGCGGCGACAACTCGGCCGACTGGGTCAAGGTGGCACCGACGGCACCGCGTGCGAGCACCTCGCCCTGCGTTGCACAGGGCCCGAGCCTGTCCATTGCCGATGCGACCGTCAGCCTGCGTAACGGCGACGACGTCTCGATGCTGTTCACCGTGACGCTCAGCCAGCCCGTCACCACTGACGTGACCGTGCATGCCACCACCGCGGACGACACGGCCACGGTCGCCGCGGGCGACTACGACGCGGTCGACACCACGCTGACCATTCCGGCCGGCGGCAACAGCAGTACGCTCAACGTCACCGTGCACGGCGCCAAGGCTGCCGGTCCCGACAAGGCATTCCGCGTCAACCTGAGCGATGCCACCGGTAACGTCACCCTCGCCAAGAGTACGGCGGTCGGCGCGATCCTCAACGAGATCCCCGTTGCCGCCGAAATCTGGCAGGTCACCGGCACGGGCCAGGTCTCGCCGCTGGTCGGCAAGCGCGTGGCCACGCACGGGAACATCGTCACGGCGGTCGGTCCCGCCGGCTTCACCATCCAGACGCCGGATGCTCGCGCCGATGCCGACCCGCTCACCTCGAACGGCATCTACGTGTTCACGAGCACCGCACCGACGGTGAAATCCGGCGACGTGGTCGATGTCGAAGCCACGGTCGACAACTACTTCAACCTGCCCGAACTGAAGAACGCAACGATCACGACGAGCATGCACGGCGCCATGCTGCCGAAGGCCGTGGTCTTCGGCAACAGCACGCCGTCGCTGGACCCGAACGCGCTCTCCTGCGGTGCGACGAACTACCAGTGCTACGTCGGCATGCGCGTCAGCATCGACAACGGCATGATTACCACCGGCAACTTGCGTTTCAGCAACGAGCCCTTCGCCGAGGTGTACATCACCGCGAACGGTACACGCTCGCTGCGCAAGCCCGGCGTGCGTTACACCGTGCCGGTACCCGATGGCGTGAACCTGCCGAACTGGTCGGGCAATCCCGAAGTGTTCAAGATGAACACGGCCGACTTCGGCGCCGTGCCCGCGAACACGCCGTTCAACGCGGGCACGACCTTCAAGGCCGAAGGTGTGATGTCCTACGCGTTCGGCATGTACACGTTCATCCCGACGAAGATCACGATCAAGAAGGCTGCCACCTTGCCGCGAGCCGTGGACTCGCGTCCGTTCTACGCGGTGCGCGTGGGTGCGTTCAACATGGAGCGTTTCTGCGATTCGGACTTCAATACGGTCTTCACCTGCAGCGGCGACACCACCGAACCCACGCCGGATCAGGTCAAGCTGAAGACGCAGCGGTTGTCGGCATACGTCGGTAGCGTGCTCAAACTGCCGGACATCCTCTCGGTCGAGGAGGTGAAGAGCCTGGCCGTGCTGCAAGGCCTGGCCAAGCAGTTGGGTGACGACTACCCGGCGCAGTACGAAGCCATCCTCCAGCCGGGTCACGATCCGAGCGGCATCAACGTCGGCTTCCTCGTCCGTACGGACCGGGTGCGCGTGCTCGATGTACGTCAGTTGGGTGCGGATGAAACCTGGGACGACGAGGGTTCCGTCTCGTTCCTCCACGACCACCCGCCGCTCCTGCTTACGGCCGACGTGCCGTCGATCCTTGGCCGCATGCGCGTCAATGTCATCGCCGTGCACCCGAAGGCGCGCCAGAACGTGGACAAGACCGGCGACGCCGCCGATCGCGACCGCGAGAAGCGTTTCCTCCAGGCCAAGTCGCTGGCCACCCAGGTGCAGGCGATCCAGACCGACCGGAAGAATCTGCTCACGCCGCTGCTCGTGGTGGGCGATTTCAACTCTTACCAGTTCAGCGATGGCTTCACCGACGTGGTCGGCCTGATCGCCGGCCGTTACGACGACAGCCAGAACCTGCTGAAGCTGGGCAAGAACCTGGTCAAGCCTACGCTGTGGAACGCCGTGGATTCGGTACCGGAGCAGGATCGCTATTCGTTCCTGTTCACCGAGAACTTCGGCAACATCCAGGGCCAGGCCCCGCGTCAGGTGCCGACGCATCAGGTGCTCGACAACGCCCTGCTGAATACCGTGGCACGCGGCCTGTTCCTGAAGATGCAGTACGGTCGCGGCAACCTCGATGCGCCGGTGCAGACGCTGGATGATTCAGCCTCGGCGACGGATGCGAAGAAGGCGATGGGTTCGTCCGACCACGACGGTTTCGTGGTGGATATGCTGACCCTGCCGCTGGGGTTGTTCTGA
- the upp gene encoding uracil phosphoribosyltransferase produces the protein MKIVEVRHPLIQHKLGLMRRAGISTKEFRELASEVAALLTYEATADMETECKMIDGWAGPVEVTHIKGKKVTIVPILRAGLGMLSGVLEMIPAAKVSVVGLQRDEETLEPVTYYEKLSGGMDERTAIIVDPMLATAGTLVATVDMLKAAGAKKIKGLFLVAAPEGLKRIEAAHPDIEIYVASIDDHLNELGYILPGLGDAGDKIFGTKQKPS, from the coding sequence ATGAAAATCGTCGAAGTCCGTCACCCCCTCATCCAGCACAAGCTTGGCCTCATGCGCCGTGCGGGCATAAGCACGAAGGAGTTCCGCGAACTCGCTTCGGAAGTCGCCGCCCTGCTCACCTACGAAGCCACGGCCGACATGGAAACCGAGTGCAAGATGATCGATGGCTGGGCCGGCCCGGTCGAGGTCACGCACATCAAGGGCAAGAAGGTCACCATCGTGCCGATTCTGCGTGCAGGTCTGGGCATGCTCAGCGGCGTGCTGGAAATGATTCCCGCCGCGAAGGTCAGCGTCGTCGGCCTGCAGCGCGACGAAGAAACGCTCGAGCCGGTCACCTATTACGAGAAGCTCAGCGGCGGCATGGACGAGCGCACCGCGATCATCGTCGACCCCATGCTCGCCACCGCCGGCACCCTGGTGGCGACCGTCGACATGCTCAAGGCAGCCGGCGCGAAGAAGATCAAGGGCCTGTTCCTGGTCGCCGCCCCCGAAGGCCTCAAGCGCATCGAAGCGGCGCATCCGGATATCGAGATCTACGTCGCCTCCATCGACGATCATCTGAACGAACTCGGTTACATCCTCCCCGGCCTGGGCGATGCCGGCGACAAGATCTTCGGGACCAAGCAAAAACCTTCCTGA
- a CDS encoding PsiF family protein codes for MCMQLRALAVASLLVFSASAMAAPQAAAKKELTPQQQRMSTCNTQATGKKGDERKTFMSSCLKGETPAAAPAKQTQQQKMTSCNKDASAKSLKGDERKTFMSTCLKG; via the coding sequence ATGTGTATGCAGCTTCGTGCCCTCGCCGTTGCTTCCCTGCTCGTTTTTTCCGCCAGTGCGATGGCTGCCCCTCAGGCGGCGGCCAAGAAAGAGCTGACGCCGCAACAGCAGCGCATGTCGACATGCAATACGCAGGCGACCGGCAAGAAGGGCGATGAACGCAAGACCTTCATGAGCAGCTGCCTCAAGGGCGAAACGCCGGCCGCCGCGCCCGCCAAGCAGACCCAGCAGCAGAAGATGACCTCCTGCAACAAGGACGCCTCGGCCAAGAGCCTCAAGGGCGACGAGCGCAAGACCTTCATGAGCACCTGCCTGAAGGGCTGA
- a CDS encoding aminotransferase class III-fold pyridoxal phosphate-dependent enzyme has protein sequence MNVIGLLRDMRDFGGTPRTQGLADATVERFAGIDPSLLQAIEEAAAYHQALRTDMGDFLRMDEADQINHLQCGLVNFYPDDGVNPYVPAAARGPWVVTLKGAVIHDNGGYGMLGFGHNPQHILDAMSRPQVMANVMTANVSQLRLCEALNKELGRQGGGSPYTHFLCLNSGSESVTLAGRIADVNARVMTDPGARHAGRTIKRLAVKGAFHGRTERPAIYSDSSRRNYQQHLASFRNEDTLITVEPYNVASLKAAFAEADRQGWFIEAMFLEPVMGEGDPGRALTPEFYAAARELTREHGTLLLVDSIQAGLRAHGVLSIIDYPGFESLDAPDMETFSKALNAGQYPLSVLAVTDRVAGLYRKGIYGNTMTANPRALDVAVATLAELTDEVRANIRNKGQEFLQKLEALKNELGGMITKVQGTGLLFSCELAADYKCYGEGSTEEYMRERGVGVIHGGANSLRFTPHFRVTSAEVDLIIEEIRHALKEGPRRSASSNKAA, from the coding sequence ATGAACGTCATCGGTCTTCTGCGCGATATGCGCGACTTTGGCGGTACGCCGCGCACGCAGGGCCTGGCAGACGCCACGGTCGAGCGCTTTGCCGGTATCGATCCCTCCCTGCTCCAGGCCATCGAAGAAGCGGCTGCCTACCATCAGGCGCTGCGCACCGACATGGGCGACTTCCTGCGCATGGACGAGGCCGATCAGATCAACCATCTGCAGTGCGGCCTGGTGAACTTCTATCCGGACGATGGCGTTAACCCCTACGTGCCCGCCGCCGCGCGCGGTCCCTGGGTGGTGACGCTCAAGGGCGCCGTGATCCACGACAACGGCGGCTACGGCATGCTCGGCTTCGGCCACAACCCGCAGCACATCCTCGACGCGATGTCGCGCCCGCAGGTCATGGCCAACGTCATGACGGCGAACGTCTCGCAGCTGCGCCTGTGCGAGGCGCTGAACAAGGAGCTCGGTCGCCAGGGTGGCGGCAGCCCCTACACGCATTTCCTCTGCCTGAACTCGGGCTCGGAATCGGTGACGCTCGCCGGCCGCATCGCGGACGTCAACGCGCGCGTGATGACCGACCCGGGTGCACGTCACGCCGGCCGCACCATCAAGCGCCTCGCCGTGAAGGGCGCCTTCCACGGCCGCACCGAGCGTCCGGCGATCTACTCCGACTCCTCGCGCCGCAACTATCAGCAGCACCTGGCCAGCTTCCGCAACGAAGACACGCTTATTACGGTCGAGCCGTATAACGTGGCCTCGCTGAAGGCGGCGTTCGCCGAAGCCGATCGCCAGGGCTGGTTCATCGAGGCGATGTTCCTCGAGCCGGTGATGGGCGAAGGCGATCCGGGCCGCGCACTCACGCCGGAGTTCTACGCCGCCGCACGCGAACTCACGCGCGAACACGGCACCCTGCTCCTGGTCGATTCCATCCAGGCCGGCCTGCGTGCGCATGGTGTGCTGTCGATCATCGATTACCCGGGCTTCGAATCGCTGGACGCGCCGGACATGGAGACCTTCTCCAAGGCACTCAACGCCGGCCAGTACCCGCTCTCCGTGCTCGCCGTCACCGATCGCGTCGCCGGCCTGTATCGCAAGGGCATCTACGGCAACACGATGACCGCGAACCCGCGCGCCCTCGACGTCGCCGTCGCCACGCTGGCCGAGCTGACCGACGAGGTTCGCGCGAACATCCGCAACAAGGGCCAGGAATTCCTGCAGAAACTGGAAGCCCTCAAGAACGAACTCGGCGGCATGATCACCAAGGTCCAGGGCACCGGCCTGCTGTTCTCCTGCGAGCTGGCCGCCGACTACAAGTGCTACGGCGAAGGCTCGACCGAGGAATACATGCGCGAGCGCGGCGTGGGCGTGATCCACGGTGGCGCCAACTCGCTGCGCTTCACCCCGCACTTCCGGGTGACCAGCGCCGAAGTGGACCTGATCATCGAGGAAATCCGCCACGCGCTGAAAGAAGGCCCGCGTCGCTCGGCCTCGTCGAACAAGGCAGCCTGA
- a CDS encoding ABC transporter ATP-binding protein, translating into MINDTCIARLEQVGKRYGAIVALDGIDLEIHRGELLALLGPNGAGKSTSIGLLLGLHRADSGKVSLFGRDPQDIEARRRIGVMLQSAALPPTLKVGELISLTASYYPAPRSVAECADLAGVADLLGRRYADLSGGQQRRVQFAMALAGRPEILFLDEPTVGMDIVARQALWAAIRKAVAGGCAVVLTTHYLEEAEALADRVCVIAKGRVVSEGTVDALRAHVAVRRIRCVTTIAAETVAAWPEVVSAELVQGRLAIATAEAETVARRLLDNDATLCELEVQRAGLAEAFTEITRDTGATALSQEAA; encoded by the coding sequence ATGATCAACGACACCTGCATTGCGCGTCTGGAACAGGTCGGCAAGCGCTACGGCGCCATCGTCGCACTGGATGGCATCGACCTGGAAATTCACCGCGGCGAGCTGCTCGCGCTGTTGGGGCCCAACGGCGCCGGCAAGAGCACCAGTATCGGCCTGCTGCTTGGCCTGCATCGGGCGGACAGCGGCAAAGTCAGCCTGTTCGGCCGCGATCCTCAGGACATCGAGGCGCGTCGGCGCATCGGGGTGATGCTGCAGTCGGCGGCCTTGCCGCCCACCCTGAAGGTGGGTGAGCTGATCAGTCTCACGGCCAGCTATTACCCGGCGCCACGATCGGTCGCCGAGTGTGCCGACCTCGCCGGCGTGGCCGATCTCCTCGGCCGTCGTTACGCCGATCTCTCCGGCGGCCAGCAGCGCCGCGTGCAGTTCGCCATGGCGTTGGCGGGGCGGCCGGAAATCCTCTTCCTCGATGAACCCACGGTAGGCATGGACATCGTCGCCCGGCAGGCGTTGTGGGCGGCGATCCGCAAGGCCGTGGCCGGGGGATGCGCCGTGGTTCTCACCACGCATTACCTCGAAGAAGCGGAAGCCCTGGCCGACCGCGTCTGCGTGATCGCCAAGGGTCGCGTCGTCTCCGAAGGCACGGTCGATGCCCTGCGTGCCCACGTCGCCGTACGTCGTATCCGCTGCGTCACCACCATCGCTGCTGAAACCGTCGCCGCATGGCCGGAGGTCGTCTCGGCCGAGCTGGTGCAGGGTCGCCTGGCCATCGCGACGGCGGAAGCCGAAACCGTGGCCCGTCGCCTGCTCGATAACGACGCCACCCTCTGTGAGCTCGAAGTGCAGCGCGCCGGGCTGGCCGAGGCCTTTACCGAGATCACCCGCGACACCGGGGCGACCGCGCTTTCCCAGGAGGCTGCATGA
- a CDS encoding ABC transporter permease, with product MNTIDSIATPVMTTGRLFNAYVQEAKSECLRYLRNPGFLLPTLLFPSVFYLMFGIFLAHSNSADAPRYLLASYGSFGVMAPGLFGFGVSLALERDTGLLTLKRAMPMPPGAYLIGKMCMAMLVAAVISIILLCMAVFLAGVSLPASRLGMFFVLEILGVLPFCALGLLIGTLVKGQGAPGVVNLIYLPMAFLSGLWFPLSVMPSFIQSIAPLWPAYHLDQIALSVVGLGQGSVLGHVLVLVGFTAAFLLIAARRLRRYG from the coding sequence ATGAACACCATCGACAGCATCGCCACGCCGGTGATGACCACGGGCCGTCTGTTCAATGCCTACGTGCAGGAGGCAAAGTCGGAATGCCTGCGCTACCTGCGCAACCCGGGCTTCCTGCTGCCGACCCTGCTGTTTCCCTCGGTGTTCTACCTCATGTTCGGAATCTTCCTTGCGCACTCGAACAGCGCCGATGCGCCGCGTTACCTGCTGGCGTCGTACGGCAGCTTCGGCGTCATGGCGCCGGGACTGTTCGGCTTCGGCGTCTCGCTGGCTCTCGAACGGGACACCGGTCTGCTTACGCTGAAGCGCGCCATGCCGATGCCGCCGGGTGCGTATCTCATCGGCAAGATGTGCATGGCCATGCTGGTTGCCGCGGTCATCTCGATCATCCTGCTATGCATGGCCGTGTTCCTGGCCGGCGTATCGTTGCCGGCGTCCCGGCTCGGCATGTTCTTCGTCCTCGAGATACTCGGCGTGCTGCCTTTCTGTGCCCTCGGCTTGCTCATCGGCACGCTGGTCAAGGGGCAGGGCGCCCCCGGCGTGGTCAACCTGATCTACCTGCCGATGGCCTTCCTGTCCGGCCTGTGGTTTCCGCTGTCCGTGATGCCGTCCTTCATACAGTCGATCGCGCCGCTCTGGCCGGCGTACCACCTGGACCAGATCGCCTTGTCGGTCGTGGGACTCGGCCAGGGGAGCGTGCTGGGTCACGTGCTCGTGCTGGTCGGCTTCACGGCCGCCTTCCTGCTCATCGCCGCACGCCGCCTGCGTCGCTACGGTTGA